One genomic region from Egibacteraceae bacterium encodes:
- the leuD gene encoding 3-isopropylmalate dehydratase small subunit: MNPVTVITGRMVPLWRADVDTDQIMPKQFLKRIERTGFGDFVFHDWRADPDFVLNDERYAGANVLVTGPNFGSGSSREHAPWGLQQYGFDAVIAPSFADIFRNNCAKIGLLTVELPPEQCRELVALAGADPRAPIRIDLPEQQVVSGSLHATFEIDRHTKYLLVEGLDDIARTLTHDEEIAAFEARRPSWLPTARA; encoded by the coding sequence ATGAACCCGGTCACGGTGATCACCGGACGGATGGTGCCGCTGTGGCGGGCCGACGTCGACACCGACCAGATCATGCCGAAGCAGTTCCTGAAGCGCATCGAGCGCACCGGCTTCGGCGACTTCGTCTTCCACGACTGGCGGGCCGACCCCGACTTCGTGCTCAACGACGAGCGCTACGCGGGGGCGAACGTGCTCGTCACCGGCCCCAACTTCGGGTCCGGGTCGTCGCGGGAGCACGCACCCTGGGGGCTGCAGCAGTACGGCTTCGACGCGGTCATCGCACCGAGCTTCGCCGACATCTTCCGCAACAACTGCGCGAAGATCGGGTTGCTGACAGTGGAGCTGCCCCCCGAGCAGTGCCGCGAGCTCGTCGCGCTGGCCGGGGCCGACCCGCGGGCCCCGATCCGCATCGACCTGCCCGAGCAGCAGGTCGTCTCCGGGAGCCTGCACGCCACCTTCGAGATCGACCGCCACACCAAGTACCTCCTGGTCGAGGGTCTGGACGACATCGCCCGGACGCTCACCCACGACGAGGAGATCGCGGCGTTCGAGGCGCGCCGCCCCTCCTGGCTGCCGACTGCCCGGGCCTAG